A genomic segment from Dermatobacter hominis encodes:
- a CDS encoding methylenetetrahydrofolate reductase, whose amino-acid sequence MSEHPRIRELLGAGPTLSVEFFPPKTDEGLATLQQTIEELEPLDLSYVSVTYGAAGNRETRGRTRDLVVDLNRDRRYPAMAHLTCMGHSRDELDALIADYGDHGVLDVLALAGDPPADGSPPGGDFTYAEELVELIRSHGDRFSIGVAAHPELHPRSTDRGEDRRNLARKLELADFAVTQFFFDADDYLRLVDELADLGVTKPVVPGVMPLSNPQGVHRMAKMAGAAFPDDLAEAVEGAETPEERQRIVVDAAVEMSQALLDGGAPGLHLYCMNRSGTVLEIVDALGLRS is encoded by the coding sequence TTGAGCGAGCACCCACGCATCCGCGAGCTGCTCGGCGCCGGCCCGACGCTGAGCGTCGAGTTCTTCCCGCCCAAGACCGACGAGGGGCTCGCCACGCTCCAGCAGACGATCGAGGAGCTCGAGCCGCTCGACCTCTCGTATGTCTCGGTCACCTACGGCGCGGCCGGCAACAGGGAGACCCGCGGCCGCACGCGCGACCTGGTCGTCGACCTCAACCGCGATCGCCGCTACCCGGCCATGGCCCACCTCACCTGCATGGGCCACAGCCGCGACGAGCTCGACGCGCTGATCGCCGACTACGGCGACCACGGCGTGCTCGACGTGCTGGCCCTGGCCGGCGATCCGCCCGCGGACGGGTCGCCGCCCGGCGGCGACTTCACCTACGCCGAGGAGCTGGTCGAGCTGATCCGCAGCCACGGCGACCGGTTCTCGATCGGCGTCGCCGCGCACCCCGAGCTGCACCCGCGCTCGACCGATCGGGGCGAGGACCGGCGCAACCTGGCCCGGAAGCTCGAGCTGGCCGACTTCGCGGTGACCCAGTTCTTCTTCGACGCCGACGACTACCTGCGCCTCGTCGACGAGCTCGCCGACCTCGGCGTCACGAAGCCCGTGGTCCCCGGCGTCATGCCGCTGTCGAACCCGCAGGGCGTGCACCGCATGGCCAAGATGGCCGGGGCGGCCTTCCCGGACGACCTCGCCGAGGCGGTCGAGGGCGCCGAGACGCCCGAGGAGCGCCAGCGGATCGTCGTGGACGCCGCGGTCGAGATGTCGCAGGCGCTGCTCGACGGCGGTGCGCCCGGCCTGCACCTCTACTGCATGAACCGTTCGGGCACCGTGCTCGAGATCGTCGACGCGCTCGGCCTCCGCTCCTGA
- a CDS encoding bifunctional 5,10-methylenetetrahydrofolate dehydrogenase/5,10-methenyltetrahydrofolate cyclohydrolase produces MTATVMDGEALAARIKEDLSDRITVLAERGITPGLGTLLVGDDGPSHKYVSMKHADCAELGITSTDIRLPATATQDEVLAAVGLLNADPGVDAFILQYPFPGDLDYDEAVLAVDPHKDADGLHPVNLGRLVMGAEAPLACTPHGIVAMLEAYDVALAGRHVVIVGRGLTIGRPLANLMALKHGPNSAVTVVHTGVSDIGAYTRTADVVVAAAGSPGMITADMIKPGAAVVAAGVSFVDGKVVSDVADDVAEVAAFVSPRIGGVGPMTRAMLLANTVAAAEAGADRSAGTAR; encoded by the coding sequence ATGACGGCGACGGTGATGGACGGCGAGGCCCTGGCGGCCCGCATCAAGGAGGACCTGTCCGACCGCATCACCGTGCTCGCCGAGCGGGGCATCACCCCGGGACTGGGCACGCTGCTGGTGGGCGACGACGGGCCGAGCCACAAGTACGTGTCCATGAAGCACGCCGACTGCGCCGAGCTGGGCATCACCTCCACCGACATCCGCCTGCCCGCCACCGCCACGCAGGACGAGGTGCTGGCCGCGGTCGGGCTGCTCAACGCCGATCCGGGAGTCGACGCCTTCATCCTCCAGTACCCGTTCCCCGGCGACCTCGACTACGACGAGGCCGTGCTGGCCGTCGACCCGCACAAGGACGCCGACGGGCTGCACCCGGTCAACCTGGGCCGGCTCGTCATGGGCGCCGAGGCGCCGCTGGCCTGCACGCCCCACGGGATCGTCGCGATGCTCGAGGCCTACGACGTCGCCCTCGCCGGTCGTCACGTGGTGATCGTCGGGCGGGGGCTCACGATCGGACGCCCGCTCGCCAACCTGATGGCGCTCAAGCACGGGCCGAACTCGGCGGTGACCGTGGTGCACACCGGCGTGTCCGACATCGGCGCGTACACGCGGACCGCCGACGTCGTCGTGGCGGCCGCGGGCTCGCCGGGGATGATCACCGCCGACATGATCAAGCCGGGCGCCGCGGTCGTCGCTGCCGGCGTCAGCTTCGTGGACGGCAAGGTCGTGTCCGACGTCGCCGACGACGTCGCGGAGGTGGCGGCGTTCGTGTCGCCCCGCATCGGCGGGGTCGGTCCGATGACGCGGGCCATGCTGCTCGCCAACACGGTCGCGGCGGCCGAGGCGGGGGCGGATCGATCGGCGGGGACGGCCCGTTGA
- a CDS encoding oxygenase MpaB family protein produces the protein MALVTHEVLDEMSGRGDPPADALILEHAEWSTTVLPSDIVAQLARRLRFADDDCSPVVNDYLQASPEPPIPVDRERVELGAQFFQDHSLEIGSALFCGSLPAGYASPRGARVLTLTGRLTSDLVRRVMETAQMILNVTRPGGLVTGTGCGYQDTRRVRLMHAAVRHFILEDPAVPRSEHLPVPAHGWCSGWGVPINQEDLLGGMLTFTVTVFEVLDKLGVEYQDEHAEAYLHLWCVVGSLLGIDPSILPSDRQEAGAAADLIRSRQLDHSRDGRELTRALIEALEGMVALPPLRGVVPAAVRWFVGPDVATLLGVGPSPWGLVLDGPVTWTSRLVHVDERSNQVMRVLLRQVGGAAIDGFMTSNRGHERPDFDIPEELSVKLRRGPKRFYL, from the coding sequence ATGGCGCTCGTGACGCACGAGGTGCTCGACGAGATGAGCGGACGGGGTGACCCCCCGGCCGACGCGCTCATCCTGGAGCACGCCGAGTGGAGCACGACCGTGCTGCCCTCTGACATCGTCGCCCAGCTGGCGCGACGGCTGCGGTTCGCCGACGACGACTGCTCGCCGGTCGTCAACGACTACCTCCAGGCCAGCCCGGAGCCGCCCATCCCGGTCGACCGGGAACGGGTCGAGCTGGGCGCGCAGTTCTTCCAGGACCACTCGCTCGAGATCGGCTCGGCCCTGTTCTGCGGCTCGCTGCCGGCGGGCTACGCCTCGCCCCGGGGGGCGCGGGTCCTCACGCTCACCGGCCGGTTGACGAGCGACCTCGTCCGTCGGGTCATGGAGACGGCGCAGATGATCCTCAACGTCACCCGGCCGGGCGGTCTCGTGACCGGCACCGGGTGCGGCTACCAGGACACCCGCCGGGTCCGCCTCATGCACGCCGCGGTGCGCCACTTCATCCTCGAGGACCCGGCGGTCCCGCGGAGCGAGCACCTCCCGGTCCCGGCCCACGGGTGGTGCTCGGGCTGGGGCGTGCCGATCAACCAGGAGGACCTGCTCGGCGGGATGCTGACGTTCACCGTCACGGTGTTCGAGGTGCTCGACAAGCTCGGCGTCGAGTACCAGGACGAGCACGCCGAGGCGTACCTGCACCTGTGGTGCGTGGTCGGGTCGCTGCTCGGGATCGACCCGTCGATCCTGCCGAGCGACCGCCAGGAGGCAGGGGCGGCCGCCGACCTGATCCGGTCACGTCAGCTCGACCACAGCCGCGACGGGCGTGAGCTGACCCGGGCGCTGATCGAGGCGCTCGAGGGCATGGTGGCGCTCCCGCCGCTGCGAGGCGTGGTCCCGGCCGCGGTGCGCTGGTTCGTCGGGCCCGACGTCGCGACGCTGCTCGGCGTCGGTCCGTCGCCGTGGGGACTCGTGCTCGACGGCCCGGTGACGTGGACGAGCCGGCTGGTCCACGTCGACGAGCGCAGCAACCAGGTGATGCGGGTGCTCCTCCGCCAGGTCGGCGGGGCGGCGATCGACGGGTTTATGACGTCGAACCGGGGTCACGAGCGCCCCGACTTCGACATCCCCGAGGAGCTCAGCGTGAAGCTCCGGCGGGGGCCGAAGCGCTTCTACCTCTGA